The genomic segment CGGGCCGCTCGAATACTGCCTTGCTGTCGAGACTGACTACCGGCGCGCTGAAAGAGGGTGCCCTGGGCTCGCCCGCCTCCACGTTTGAAAGGCTGTACTGGGTGTGGCGAAACTCCACGCGTGGCGTAAAAGAAAAGCCTGGTCCGCCCATCGTCATGCTCAGGTCGGGACGCAGGTCCAGGCGTATGCCGGTAACCCCGCTGCGGCGCTGGAAATTGACCAGTTCGGCCCGCAGCCCCAGGTTCATGCCGGCGACATCGTTCCAGCTGGCATTCGCCAACAGCTGTGGCACGCGTTCATACGGGCGATTGTCTTCTGCGATCTCCGCCAGGGTCTGGAATCCCTGGGCGCGCGCCAGCAGCCGCCAGTTGCGGCCACGGTAGCGCAGGTCGCCGCGGCGCTGCAGGTACGTCGGGCTGGCCGAGCCGAGACTGCGCCCGAGATCCTCGAAGTACTGATCGTCGCTGACATGCTGGACCTGGGCATCAAGATTCCAGCCCTTGCCGAAGCGCGTCTGGTGCCTGAGCGTGGACTTTGACCGGGTGCGTCCGGCGAGGTCGTCGCCCGGCAGGTATTCGATATCGACCTGCCCGCTGGAGCGTGGCCACAGGTAACGGAACTGGGTTTCTATCTGCAGGCCACGCTTGCTCAACAGGCGAGGCGTCAGCGTCGTGTCGAGGTTTGGCCGTATGTTCCAGTAGATCGGCACGCTGATATCGGTGCCGCTGCGTTCGGAGCGGCCGAGGTCAGGTGCCAGCAAGCCGGTCTTGCGCTTGTCACTGACCGGAAAAGAAAGATATGGCGCATACAGAATCGGCACGCCCTTGAAACGCATCTGCACGTTGCGACCAACACCGACGCCTTTTTCGCGGTCGATGCGCACCTGTGGTGCCAGCAACACCCAGTCGTCCTTGTCTACCGGGCAGGTGGTATAGCTAACGCCACGCATTTCGAGGATGTTGTCGTCAGGGGTGAATATCTGCTGCGCTTCGCCACGGCCATCCTGCTGCGGCAGCTGGAACGAGGCGCTGACAAAGTTGCCGGTGGCGTCCCCGGTCTCGAATTCGCCCTGGCGGCCGGTCAGCTCGACGCGCGGATCGGCATAGCGCACGTTGCCACTGGCGCTGAGCCGGCCGGAGTCCGGGTTGTAGCTGACCTGGTCAGCAATGATCCGCCGGTCGCCGTAGCGCACCTCGACGTCGCCGGTAAACACGGAGTCCTCGCGCCGCGACAGCACGGCAAGTTCGGAGCTGACATGCACCAGCTCGTGGTCCAGTCGGGGGCTCATGCGCAGGGCAACTGATTCGGATTGGGCGCCGGCGCTGTTGTACAGCAGCGCGCAAGCCAGCAGGGAACTGGCGAGCATCAGTCGGGTGGCGGCCGGCTGGCAGAATAGGTGGTTCAATCAGACTATCCGGGACTCGACTCGGCGCGAAGCGCCGCTACAATGGCACACTTCATTCATTGCTTCAAACCACCCATCTAGTTGAATATCCCCGCAATAATACTGTCCGCGGGACGCGGCCACCGGCTGCGGCCACTGACTGACCATGTACCAAAGCCGCTGCTGCAGGTTGGTGCCGAGGTATTGCTTGGACGCCACCTGCGCGCGCTGAGTTCCTCCGGGGTTCGCCGCGTCGTCATCAATGTGGCCTGGCATGGACAACTGATCCGCCATTTTGTCGGGGACGGTACCGGTTCTGGCGTGGAAATAGCGATTTCAGACGAGGGGTCTACCGCCCTGGAGACCGGCGGAGGAATTTTCCGGGCGCTGCCGCTGCTCGGGGCAGGC from the Gammaproteobacteria bacterium genome contains:
- a CDS encoding LPS-assembly protein LptD is translated as MNHLFCQPAATRLMLASSLLACALLYNSAGAQSESVALRMSPRLDHELVHVSSELAVLSRREDSVFTGDVEVRYGDRRIIADQVSYNPDSGRLSASGNVRYADPRVELTGRQGEFETGDATGNFVSASFQLPQQDGRGEAQQIFTPDDNILEMRGVSYTTCPVDKDDWVLLAPQVRIDREKGVGVGRNVQMRFKGVPILYAPYLSFPVSDKRKTGLLAPDLGRSERSGTDISVPIYWNIRPNLDTTLTPRLLSKRGLQIETQFRYLWPRSSGQVDIEYLPGDDLAGRTRSKSTLRHQTRFGKGWNLDAQVQHVSDDQYFEDLGRSLGSASPTYLQRRGDLRYRGRNWRLLARAQGFQTLAEIAEDNRPYERVPQLLANASWNDVAGMNLGLRAELVNFQRRSGVTGIRLDLRPDLSMTMGGPGFSFTPRVEFRHTQYSLSNVEAGEPRAPSFSAPVVSLDSKAVFERPVGALGKLTQTLEPRVQFTHIPYRDQSDIPVFDSGEPDFNNVQLFRQNRFTGGDRLGDTDKISIGVTSRLLDFADGREYLTATFGQALFLSKRGVALPDAATPTANASNLIAEVGMDFSRKWNADVGYQWDPDSTQSSKAEVRVQFRPDEGRIVNLAYRFRREELEQSDLSFAWPVAKRWNLVGRWNYSLQDSTTLERFAGVEYETCCWVARVVSRNFVNNRDGEKDTALFTQIHFKGLASVGGRADLLLEDGILGYRTNN